The following coding sequences lie in one Phalacrocorax aristotelis chromosome 4, bGulAri2.1, whole genome shotgun sequence genomic window:
- the PAQR3 gene encoding progestin and adipoQ receptor family member 3 isoform X1, whose protein sequence is MHQKLLRSAHYIELGSYQYWPVLVPRGIRLYTYEQIPVFLKDNPYITDGYRAYLPSRLCLKSLFILSNETVNIWSHLIGFVLFFTLGIYDLTAVLPAAGASREDFVICSVCLFCFQVCMLCSVGYHLFCCHRSEKTSRRWMALDYAGISIGILGCYVSGVFYAFYCNNYWRQVYLITVLAMILAVFFAQIHPSYLTQQWHRLRSIIFCSVSGYGIIPTIHWVWLNGGIGASIVQEFTPRVVVMYFIAAVAFLFYISKVPERYFPGQLNYLGSSHQVWHILAVVMLYWWHQSTVYIMQYRHSKPCPEYSAGL, encoded by the exons atGCACCAGAAGCTGCTGCGGAGCGCGCACTACATCGAGCTGGGCAGCTACCAGTACTGGCCCGTGCTGGTGCCCCGCGGCATCCGCCTGTACACCTACGAGCAGATCCCCGTCTTCCTGAAGGACAACCCCTACATCACCGACGGCTACCGGGCCTACCTACCCTCCCGTCTCTGCCTCAAGAG cctctTCATCCTCTCCAACGAGACCGTCAACATCTGGAGCCACCTCATCGGCTTCGTCCTCTTCTTCACGCTGGGCATCTACGACCTGACGGCCGTCCTGCCGGCCGCCGGCGCCTCCCGGGAGGACTTTGTCATCTGCTCTGTCTGCCTCTTCTGCTTCCAG GTCTGTATGCTTTGCTCAGTAGGATATCATCTTTTCTGTTGTCACCGCTCAGAGAAGACCAGCCGACGATGGATGGCGTTAGATTATGCAGGAATTTCCAtcggtatcctgggctgctaTGTGTCAGGCgtgttttatgcattttattgTAATAAC tactgGCGTCAGGTATATTTAATCACTGTGCTGGCAATGATCTTGGCAGTATTTTTTGCTCAGATTCATCCCAGTTACCTCACACAACAGTGGCACAGACTGCGCTCCATCATCTTTTGCTCAGTGTCTGGATATGGAATTATCCCCACCATCCACTGGGTTTGGCTCAATGGCGGCATTGGTGCATCTATTGtacag gagTTCACTCCGCGTGTAGTTGTCATGTACTTCATCGCTGCTGTAGCTTTTCTCTTCTATATTTCCAAAGTTCCAGAAAGATACTTCCCAG gACAGTTGAACTACCTCGGCTCGAGTCACCAAGTATGGCATATCCTTGCAGTGGTGATGCTGTATTGGTGGCACCAATCCACAGTGTACATCATGCAATACCGACACAGCAAGCCCTGTCCTGAGTATAGCGCAGGCCTGTGA
- the PAQR3 gene encoding progestin and adipoQ receptor family member 3 isoform X2: MHQKLLRSAHYIELGSYQYWPVLVPRGIRLYTYEQIPVFLKDNPYITDGYRAYLPSRLCLKSLFILSNETVNIWSHLIGFVLFFTLGIYDLTAVLPAAGASREDFVICSVCLFCFQVCMLCSVGYHLFCCHRSEKTSRRWMALDYAGISIGILGCYVSGVFYAFYCNNYWRQVYLITVLAMILAVFFAQIHPSYLTQQWHRLRSIIFCSVSGYGIIPTIHWVWLNGGIGASIVQRHCKEIPDFEGLDLT; the protein is encoded by the exons atGCACCAGAAGCTGCTGCGGAGCGCGCACTACATCGAGCTGGGCAGCTACCAGTACTGGCCCGTGCTGGTGCCCCGCGGCATCCGCCTGTACACCTACGAGCAGATCCCCGTCTTCCTGAAGGACAACCCCTACATCACCGACGGCTACCGGGCCTACCTACCCTCCCGTCTCTGCCTCAAGAG cctctTCATCCTCTCCAACGAGACCGTCAACATCTGGAGCCACCTCATCGGCTTCGTCCTCTTCTTCACGCTGGGCATCTACGACCTGACGGCCGTCCTGCCGGCCGCCGGCGCCTCCCGGGAGGACTTTGTCATCTGCTCTGTCTGCCTCTTCTGCTTCCAG GTCTGTATGCTTTGCTCAGTAGGATATCATCTTTTCTGTTGTCACCGCTCAGAGAAGACCAGCCGACGATGGATGGCGTTAGATTATGCAGGAATTTCCAtcggtatcctgggctgctaTGTGTCAGGCgtgttttatgcattttattgTAATAAC tactgGCGTCAGGTATATTTAATCACTGTGCTGGCAATGATCTTGGCAGTATTTTTTGCTCAGATTCATCCCAGTTACCTCACACAACAGTGGCACAGACTGCGCTCCATCATCTTTTGCTCAGTGTCTGGATATGGAATTATCCCCACCATCCACTGGGTTTGGCTCAATGGCGGCATTGGTGCATCTATTGtacag AGGCACTGCAAGGAAATACCTGACTTTGAGGGCCTGGACCTTACCTAA
- the PAQR3 gene encoding progestin and adipoQ receptor family member 3 isoform X3 yields the protein MLCSVGYHLFCCHRSEKTSRRWMALDYAGISIGILGCYVSGVFYAFYCNNYWRQVYLITVLAMILAVFFAQIHPSYLTQQWHRLRSIIFCSVSGYGIIPTIHWVWLNGGIGASIVQEFTPRVVVMYFIAAVAFLFYISKVPERYFPGQLNYLGSSHQVWHILAVVMLYWWHQSTVYIMQYRHSKPCPEYSAGL from the exons ATGCTTTGCTCAGTAGGATATCATCTTTTCTGTTGTCACCGCTCAGAGAAGACCAGCCGACGATGGATGGCGTTAGATTATGCAGGAATTTCCAtcggtatcctgggctgctaTGTGTCAGGCgtgttttatgcattttattgTAATAAC tactgGCGTCAGGTATATTTAATCACTGTGCTGGCAATGATCTTGGCAGTATTTTTTGCTCAGATTCATCCCAGTTACCTCACACAACAGTGGCACAGACTGCGCTCCATCATCTTTTGCTCAGTGTCTGGATATGGAATTATCCCCACCATCCACTGGGTTTGGCTCAATGGCGGCATTGGTGCATCTATTGtacag gagTTCACTCCGCGTGTAGTTGTCATGTACTTCATCGCTGCTGTAGCTTTTCTCTTCTATATTTCCAAAGTTCCAGAAAGATACTTCCCAG gACAGTTGAACTACCTCGGCTCGAGTCACCAAGTATGGCATATCCTTGCAGTGGTGATGCTGTATTGGTGGCACCAATCCACAGTGTACATCATGCAATACCGACACAGCAAGCCCTGTCCTGAGTATAGCGCAGGCCTGTGA